From Carya illinoinensis cultivar Pawnee chromosome 5, C.illinoinensisPawnee_v1, whole genome shotgun sequence, one genomic window encodes:
- the LOC122309356 gene encoding zinc finger protein 3-like, whose amino-acid sequence MASLPLHGANYNINRSLGVQAHSMIQKLTHKSSSVGFWEPQGWSRPLIDQQPAVGNFHIAVGSLLRGSVGRFGLLRMMNGSPARDDEFSGFWSADSAALYRTNQEEMKKLDLSLNL is encoded by the coding sequence ATggcttctcttcctcttcatggTGCTAATTACAATATTAACAGATCGCTCGGAGTTCAGGCGCATTCTATGATCCAAAAGCTTACTCACAAATCATCTTCGGTTGGGTTCTGGGAACCTCAGGGCTGGTCAAGACCCCTCATTGACCAACAACCAGCAGTTGGGAATTTTCACATAGCAGTAGGATCGCTTTTGCGGGGCAGCGTTGGTAGATTTGGATTGCTAAGAATGATGAATGGTTCTCCAGCCCGTGATGATGAATTTAGTGGATTTTGGTCTGCAGATAGTGCTGCTCTTTACAGGACTAATCAAGAGGAGATGAAGAAGCTTGACTTATCTCTCAATCTTTAA
- the LOC122309453 gene encoding pathogenesis-related protein 1-like, whose protein sequence is MMVFRLSLAIVCVVSLAIFHVSLAQNSPQNYLNAHKAARARVGVGPMRWDAKVASYAQNYVNKLKGSCKLVHSGGPYGENLAWGSADLSGTAAVNMWVAEKPKYDYNSNSCVGGECRHYTQVVWRNSVRLGCAKVRCNNGGTIISCNYDPPGNYVNQRPYLRVLQQPLGIFDV, encoded by the coding sequence ATGATGGTGTTCAGGCTTTCTCTAGCAATTGTTTGTGTCGTAAGCTTGGCCATATTCCATGTCTCCCTTGCCCAGAACTCCCCACAAAACTACCTCAATGCTCACAAAGCGGCTCGTGCACGCGTTGGTGTCGGGCCAATGAGATGGGATGCGAAAGTAGCTTCTTATGCGCAGAACTACGTTAACAAACTCAAAGGCAGCTGCAAGCTTGTGCATTCGGGAGGGCCTTATGGCGAGAACCTTGCATGGGGCAGTGCTGACCTTTCGGGCACAGCTGCTGTGAACATGTGGGTGGCAGAGAAGCCAAAGTATGATTACAACTCCAACTCCTGTGTCGGTGGGGAGTGCCGCCACTACACTCAGGTGGTTTGGAGAAACTCCGTGCGCTTGGGGTGTGCTAAAGTGCGATGCAACAACGGGGGCACCATTATCAGTTGCAATTATGACCCCCCAGGCAACTATGTCAATCAGCGTCCCTATCTAAGAGTTCTTCAACAACCTCTGGGCATTTTTGACGTTTAG
- the LOC122311513 gene encoding basic form of pathogenesis-related protein 1-like, with translation MGFGKLFQAICFIGFTLVQASLAQNSYRDFLDGQNAARAEVGVAPLTWNHTLQVYAKNYANKRRDCNLEHSNGPYGENIAQGWGTFSAVEAVKMWVDEKQFYDVKSNSCKGGECLHYTQVVWRNTKSIGCARVNCYKDGGIFMTCNYDPIGNYDGERPF, from the coding sequence ATGGGGTTTGGCAAGCTTTTTCAAGCAATATGCTTCATAGGGTTCACCCTAGTTCAGGCCTCCCTAGCACAAAATTCCTACCGAGACTTTCTCGACGGCCAAAATGCTGCTCGTGCCGAAGTCGGTGTTGCTCCTCTAACATGGAACCACACGCTGCAAGTCTATGCCAAGAATTATGCTAACAAGAGGAGGGATTGCAACTTGGAGCATTCCAATGGACCCTATGGGGAGAATATCGCTCAAGGCTGGGGTACCTTCAGCGCAGTCGAGGCTGTGAAGATGTGGGTTGATGAGAAACAATTCTACGACGTCAAGTCCAACTCGTGCAAGGGTGGTGAGTGCCTGCACTACACCCAGGTTGTCTGGCGCAACACCAAGAGTATTGGGTGTGCCAGGGTCAATTGTTATAAGGATGGGGGGATCTTTATGACTTGCAACTACGATCCTATCGGTAATTACGATGGTGAACGCCCATTTTAA